Within Haematobia irritans isolate KBUSLIRL chromosome 2, ASM5000362v1, whole genome shotgun sequence, the genomic segment CAATTATGTTTacagaataaaaattaatggtATGACAACTTCTAGATTGGGAATTCCTtcgataagtttttttttctaaatatttattttaaaaatattgttaattatgaatttaaaacaaaaatttatagagaaaaaatagcgctgattttttctattagaattttaataaaatttttagaaattctaaattaaaaagttaattttatgcAACTCGTTTTgtagttaaaacaaaaatcaaacccAGAAATTAATGtcacatttaatattttaatttaccttAGTGATTGATTTCTGATTTCTGTGATTTAAGAATTTGATCAGTTCATTTagtgattgaaaacaaaaattttttttctgtgtatatatttattatttattatagttttattttaattagaatatttgaaaatcaaatacagaaGAATATCAAACTATAAGAAGTTTGTAGCTTAAATCTTCTATTTGGAGAGAATATAAAAGTATAGATTTCGCAACATAAAAGACTTAAGCGACGAACACGACTGCTTTGACTGATACACTACGAAACCATAAAAAAGTTCGTTACTTAAGTCTTCTAatttgagagaatataaacataGATTTCGCAACATAAAAGACTTAAGCAACGAACTGAATTTATACTCTGCTTTGACTGACACCCTACGAAACTATAAGGAAgtttgttgcttaagtcttttgttttgagAGCATATAATTAAACTGAGATTGCCCCAAACAAAAAGACTTAAGCAACGAAATCGATTTTCGTCCCttgcattattttaatttaacacctgaaataataaaaattccttGAAGTACAAAGACCTCCATTCAACCAATTATCCATAGCATTAAAAAATTCACATACAATTCTCATGGCATTAGCAAAGAAAAGTTTCTATGTCATCTTCATGCGACAACCTTTTATCTGCATTCTTAGCAACGCCCACTAGATTTTTGTGATTCAATGTTAAGAAAACACAAAGGAAAACGTTCTGTGGCAAATATCCTGAGAACTTGAGTAACCGTcatggaaaacaaaaaaaatcatagatTTACCTTGACAAGGCGTTAATGAGTTAACAATCCCAAAAGAAAAGAACAACCCAACCAACATTGAATGGAAGTTATTCCCAGAGATTAGCATCTATGAGCGAACAATAATAAGGAGacaacaaacattttaatttaaataaaaatgtcgcATGGAAAAGAAAATCAAGCCAGACAATGTCATCCattaaaattgtgtgaaaatattttcaaatgttttatAATGGAATACCGATTACAAAGAGCGAATTTTCCCATTCAAGCTACTGTCAAATCATCTGTGTAGAATAGCCAAATAGAAGGTACTGGTATTTCAATATCCGTATCCTCTTGGGTTAAGCCATTACCATCGAGAGTTTCATGCAAAATCAATTCACCAGAGCAATGACCCTATTAAAAAATCCCAAGAGAAGAAAAAAcgtgcattaaaaattaaatttccaaaaaaaaattgtgaataattTCCTACCCCATAAGAAAATTTACGCCATTCATAgcttcctgcatgattgttacgaatttctttatatttccttTGGATTTCGTAAATGCTATCCTCATCACATACCTTCATAACGGTAATGGTTGTTGTTAGGGTATTAATAATGCGTATTTTTCTTTCTCTTCTGGTCACACGTCCTATATGATAGCAAGGATCTTGACTCCATAGCTTACATGGTGTTTTACAGTGTTCACTTTCGGCCGTCTCCAAAATAGGAGGAAACAGAACTCTTCTAATTCCAGAAGCCCCGGAAATTTCGGTTTTTGGTGTGTAGTCAGCATTAAATAAATGTGAAAGGTCTTTGCCACCAAATGCCAATAAATAATCTAGATTCTgacaaatagaaaattatgaaaatttatatttttttattaatttttccctCTCACCTTATTCCATGTCTCCTGGCGATCCTTTAGCATTGCCGTCAAATCAAAAACATTACCGTGAATAACAATCCAGAAATCTTCTTTTTTGTTATGTATGCAAACTTCATCGTATCGATAGTAAcgcatattttataaaaatttcaaaaaaaaaatcaaatggaatgaaatgacagagaaaataaaatttttctgacaATTTACCCTCCAAAAAAAGCAACATtttgattcaaagattttagatGATGTACAAAATgttcatatataaaataaaaaaatgtgtttgaaGAAGATACCATAGGGTCCTGTTTTCTCAAATATTCACGAGAGTTGTTCCATAAGTACTTATATTAAAACGACCAACAAACAACATATGGTATTTACATTGTTAATATTCGTATGCTTCATACTTTTTCCACATTACATTGTAGGACTCCAGAAGGagtttgtaaaaatatatatatatatatattttttttttttttttgagaaagaaACAATTACTCCCAGTCCATCCTGGCTATgcacaaaaataataaagcaattttGATATTCGACCAGGCAAGGTCGAATATTAAATATGCATTTtgcgatttatttcaaatttcgaaTGAATCTTGAGTATAATACGGAGACAAATATTtgctacatatttttttttttagaaagttaGAAGGGGATCACGTTTGTTACAGTTAGTAGAATaccaccaaaaatggtagattttgtactggttgctagattttgcaaaatattcctctcccatTAAGGTacgttacaaattttctatatatataaaattttgacaaaattttctataggaataaaattttgacaaaattttctgtagaaattaaattttgactaaattttctatagaaataaaactttcacaaaattttctttagaaaaagtttttgacaaaattttctgtagaaataaaattttctatagaaaaaaaaattttacaaaattatccatagaaataaaatgttgacaaaattttctataaaaataagattttgacaaaattttctatagaaataaaattttgagaaaattttctatagagataaaattttgagaatattatctatagaaataaaattttgacaaaatctttttgtcaaaattttattcttataaattttgacaaaattttctatcgaaataaaatgttgacgaagttttttgtagaaataaattttagacaaaattttccgtcgaaattaaattttgaaaaaaaaaaattctgtaaaactaaaattttgacaaaattttctgtagaaagaaaattttgagaaaattttctatagaaataaaattttgagaaaattttctatagaaataaaattttgacaaaatttgagaatattgtttagagaaataaaatattgacaacattttctatagaaataaaattttgagaaaattttttgacaaaatttgttaaaaataaaattttgacaaatttttctacaaaaataaaatt encodes:
- the LOC142225234 gene encoding cytochrome b5 domain-containing protein 1; this translates as MRYYRYDEVCIHNKKEDFWIVIHGNVFDLTAMLKDRQETWNKNLDYLLAFGGKDLSHLFNADYTPKTEISGASGIRRVLFPPILETAESEHCKTPCKLWSQDPCYHIGRVTRRERKIRIINTLTTTITVMKVCDEDSIYEIQRKYKEIRNNHAGSYEWRKFSYGGHCSGELILHETLDGNGLTQEDTDIEIPVPSIWLFYTDDLTVA